A stretch of DNA from Adhaeribacter swui:
TGAACGACCTGCATCTATTATAAAATACTAGAAAATATGCTGAAACAGCTTTTACAAAAAAACTTCGGAACCTTTATTTCTATGGCGCTCCTGGTGATCGTGCCGGTTTCGGTGAGTTCAACATTAGCTGTTCTACTGTATAAATACCAGGATTTGCTTCTAAACCTATCATTAGGTCAATCAATATTTTATTTCCTGGTTGTTTCTATAACGATGGCTTTCGCTTTAACTCCTACAACGTTTATAGCCTTACTTACCGGGTTTTATCTAGGTTGGGCTGGCTTTCCAGGAGTAGTTATATCGTATGCTCTAGCTTCTTTAATTGGGTATCAATTGGCTCAAATAATTGATCATGGCAAATTACTTAAGTTTATAAGTCATTTTGAGAAAGCCGCGGCAGTAATGGAGGAACTGAAACATCA
This window harbors:
- a CDS encoding TVP38/TMEM64 family protein, whose product is MLKQLLQKNFGTFISMALLVIVPVSVSSTLAVLLYKYQDLLLNLSLGQSIFYFLVVSITMAFALTPTTFIALLTGFYLGWAGFPGVVISYALASLIGYQLAQIIDHGKLLKFISHFEKAAAVMEELKHQSWSLIILTRISPVLPFALMTFILAMMKVNKRKFLLASIVGMLPRTLFFFWLGTQAQDIILLLQNSDTGTSGKLLLIALIAISVFGLYYLFNRALKRALSRQSARQ